Proteins from one Acidobacteriota bacterium genomic window:
- the ygfK gene encoding putative selenate reductase subunit YgfK gives MSDRFHPISLEVLANWIADELETKDSIFGVPASLFFRPDPRDPFQTTVYGRRLETPLGVAAGPHSQLAQNIVVAWLCGARFIELKTVQTLDRIEVSKPCIDMQDEGYNIEWSQELRVEESYAEYLKAWVLIHALHRRLAFPGDQPGLNFNLSVGYDLTGIEQDNMQWYLDKVEDAGETLQKAVEQIVDRFPEAANIVIPSRLSDNVTLSTMHGCPPDEIGAICDYLLRQRGLHTSVKLNPTLLGPDRLRSILNDCLGFTDVSVPAKVFKQDLAYPGAISLLKKLSDAATALDLVFGVKLTNTLAVHNHRSVFDPAEETMYLSGRPLHALTVQLARKISEDVTHPLMISFSGGADSSNIPSLIRSGIKTVTVCSDLLRPGGYLRINHYLQRLRESITDSGAEDIDGFVLATAASTDQPVSDAAERNLRRYAESVLSDPAYHRDTFDRAHTKTSRPLGNFDCIEAPCTDGCDIEQRVPDYMRLVAAGRIDEAAEITRADNPLASILGRACHHPCERVCLRTHIDHPLAIREIKRYITDHEGAPELPRAQPEVPFRVAIIGAGPCGIGAATFLARTGIAVTIFEGRPASGGMVSATIPEYRAAQRAIERDLEFLRALGVEVHHNLEIGRDVSLDSLRSKPYDAIVVAVGARHGLRLGIDGDDSDGVLDGLDFLRASRICAPPDLGRRVGVIGGGDVAMDCARTACRLIDGEVTVFYRRTRAEMPAQKEELLDLLAEGGTLEELVAPSRVITADGRLIAVEMMTMRLGPPDQSGRLSPESVPGTERQIELDNLIVAIGQRPDLSLFGDAEVELNVSGYLAVDPETLETSIPGVYAGGDIIGPGPSNIVKACSDGRTIAEAIIARRRGSGAIHPAPSPWPEFDRPGLLRRRATVAPRVAIPHLAPDHRTGFAEVVQTLSPPDAEREASRCLDCDLMCSTCDSVCPNRAILTYLVKPQEIGIPVSDNEVLNTALFRVEQGPQVAVLADACNECGNCVTFCPTSGRPWKDKPRLFLNREDFNTQDNNAFMFIRVGDARGLQARFAGATHQLLEANGSLRYTSPVADVTMEPATLEVYECTVRDRTTDAPALEPDQLGTMVVLHRSFAASMPEFPLVEADPAWLVATPGEE, from the coding sequence ATGTCCGACCGTTTTCATCCGATCTCGCTGGAGGTTCTTGCCAACTGGATTGCCGACGAGCTGGAGACGAAGGACTCGATCTTCGGTGTTCCTGCCTCGCTCTTTTTCAGACCTGATCCGCGGGACCCGTTTCAAACGACGGTGTATGGCCGGAGGCTCGAAACGCCACTCGGTGTTGCCGCAGGTCCCCACTCGCAACTCGCCCAGAATATCGTCGTTGCGTGGCTGTGCGGGGCGCGTTTCATCGAGCTCAAGACCGTCCAGACCCTCGACCGGATCGAGGTCTCGAAACCGTGTATCGACATGCAGGACGAGGGGTACAACATCGAGTGGTCCCAGGAGTTACGCGTCGAGGAGTCGTACGCCGAGTACCTCAAGGCATGGGTCCTGATCCACGCGCTTCACCGTCGGTTGGCGTTCCCCGGGGATCAACCGGGGCTGAACTTCAATCTTTCGGTCGGTTACGACCTCACCGGGATCGAGCAGGACAACATGCAGTGGTATCTCGACAAGGTCGAGGACGCGGGCGAAACCCTGCAAAAGGCCGTCGAACAGATCGTTGATCGCTTTCCTGAAGCGGCGAACATCGTGATCCCCTCTCGCCTGTCCGACAATGTCACCCTCTCCACGATGCACGGGTGCCCGCCCGACGAGATCGGCGCGATCTGCGACTATCTACTGCGACAACGCGGCCTCCACACCAGCGTCAAGCTCAATCCCACGCTTCTCGGGCCGGACCGCTTGCGTTCCATTCTGAACGACTGCCTTGGTTTCACTGACGTTTCGGTTCCGGCCAAAGTCTTCAAGCAAGACCTCGCGTATCCAGGCGCGATTTCGTTGCTCAAGAAGCTTTCAGATGCGGCAACCGCCCTCGATCTCGTGTTCGGGGTCAAGCTCACCAACACGCTTGCCGTCCACAACCACCGCTCCGTCTTCGATCCCGCGGAGGAAACGATGTACCTCTCGGGGCGCCCACTGCACGCCCTCACGGTCCAACTCGCCCGCAAGATTTCCGAGGATGTGACTCATCCGCTCATGATCTCGTTCTCCGGCGGCGCCGATTCCTCAAACATCCCTTCGCTGATCCGCTCCGGAATCAAGACGGTCACGGTATGCTCGGATCTGCTCCGTCCCGGCGGATATCTCCGTATCAACCACTACCTGCAACGCCTGCGCGAATCGATCACCGACTCTGGTGCTGAAGACATCGACGGGTTCGTGCTGGCCACCGCGGCTTCAACGGATCAGCCGGTCAGCGATGCTGCCGAGCGGAATCTCCGTCGCTATGCCGAATCAGTGCTGTCGGACCCGGCGTACCATCGCGACACCTTCGACAGGGCTCACACGAAGACGTCTCGGCCTCTCGGAAACTTCGATTGCATCGAGGCCCCGTGCACCGACGGCTGTGATATCGAACAAAGGGTTCCCGATTACATGCGATTGGTCGCCGCCGGAAGGATCGATGAGGCCGCCGAAATCACCCGCGCCGACAATCCCCTGGCCTCGATTCTCGGCCGCGCCTGCCACCATCCGTGCGAACGGGTGTGCCTGAGAACCCACATCGACCACCCGCTCGCAATACGCGAAATCAAGCGCTACATCACTGACCATGAAGGGGCTCCGGAATTGCCTCGAGCGCAACCTGAGGTGCCGTTTCGGGTTGCTATCATCGGCGCCGGTCCGTGTGGGATCGGTGCTGCAACCTTTCTCGCCCGAACCGGAATCGCAGTCACCATCTTCGAGGGACGGCCCGCGAGTGGCGGCATGGTGTCCGCGACCATCCCCGAATACCGCGCCGCACAGAGAGCGATCGAACGAGATCTGGAATTCCTGCGTGCACTCGGAGTCGAGGTCCATCATAACCTCGAGATCGGTCGGGACGTCTCGCTGGACTCCCTTCGCAGCAAGCCATACGACGCGATCGTGGTCGCGGTCGGCGCCCGCCACGGCCTCCGCCTCGGGATCGATGGCGACGACAGCGACGGAGTCCTAGACGGGCTCGACTTCCTGCGCGCGTCCCGAATCTGTGCACCGCCCGACCTTGGTCGGCGGGTCGGCGTCATCGGCGGCGGAGACGTTGCCATGGACTGCGCACGTACCGCCTGTCGCCTGATCGACGGCGAGGTCACCGTCTTCTATCGCCGAACGCGTGCCGAGATGCCCGCCCAGAAAGAAGAGCTGCTCGATCTGCTCGCCGAAGGCGGCACCCTCGAGGAGCTTGTCGCACCGAGCCGCGTTATCACGGCGGACGGGCGGCTGATCGCGGTCGAGATGATGACCATGCGCCTCGGGCCCCCGGATCAATCCGGCCGGCTCTCGCCCGAATCAGTTCCAGGGACCGAGCGTCAGATCGAGCTCGACAACCTGATTGTGGCGATTGGCCAGCGGCCGGATCTTTCCCTCTTCGGCGACGCCGAGGTCGAGCTGAACGTCAGCGGTTATCTCGCGGTTGATCCTGAAACGCTCGAGACCTCCATCCCCGGCGTCTACGCGGGTGGCGACATCATCGGTCCCGGTCCATCGAATATCGTCAAGGCCTGCAGCGACGGCCGAACGATCGCCGAGGCGATCATCGCGAGACGACGGGGATCCGGCGCGATTCACCCCGCGCCCTCACCCTGGCCGGAGTTCGACCGGCCCGGATTGCTGCGTCGGAGAGCCACGGTCGCGCCCCGCGTCGCGATCCCGCATCTGGCGCCCGATCACCGGACCGGGTTTGCCGAGGTCGTCCAGACCCTCTCTCCCCCGGACGCCGAAAGAGAAGCGTCGCGCTGTCTCGACTGCGACCTCATGTGCTCGACCTGCGACTCGGTCTGCCCGAATCGGGCAATCCTCACCTATCTCGTGAAACCGCAAGAAATTGGCATCCCGGTTTCAGACAACGAAGTCTTGAACACAGCTTTGTTTCGAGTTGAGCAGGGGCCTCAGGTCGCGGTCTTGGCCGATGCGTGCAACGAGTGCGGCAACTGCGTCACCTTCTGTCCCACCTCCGGCCGGCCCTGGAAGGACAAACCCCGTCTCTTCCTGAATCGCGAGGATTTCAACACCCAGGACAACAATGCTTTCATGTTTATTCGAGTTGGAGATGCCCGCGGCCTGCAGGCGAGATTCGCGGGCGCAACCCACCAGCTGCTGGAGGCCAACGGATCGCTTCGCTACACCTCGCCTGTGGCCGACGTCACCATGGAACCCGCCACTCTCGAGGTGTACGAATGTACGGTCCGCGATCGGACCACCGACGCTCCCGCGCTGGAACCGGATCAACTCGGCACTATGGTCGTCCTCCACCGCTCGTTCGCCGCATCGATGCCCGAATTTCCGCTTGTGGAAGCCGATCCGGCGTGGCTGGTGGCGACACCCGGTGAGGAATGA
- a CDS encoding GGDEF domain-containing protein, which translates to MQEIAPILNRLSIAVQFAMVMCLFGYFVLLWRIVTLREVKLWTLAWLADATALAAVFIHFYASMPLIGHRLTLVLYLAGKATFAILIVAGARHHLRPGVEPRVSPRVLTLFITAWSVALGLLVPNLWQGQLAESALVGFALTGGGIVVLRHPRSVVSRWLGWAMLVEGCLFLTSALLLLPGLWGNRAGFVYFNYSSFLDALAELVLALACIAVIADRREELLHYANRELIESQQRLSLLVDTDPLTNLSNRRTLRKVMHSVIETGGALIFIDINHFKRVNDLYGHRVGDATLQRLANLIVENFRPDDKVIRWGGDEFLVVAPGMDQANALVRVGSIREALMQPPEEGPLFTIAVGIADLAPGGDPTTALEKADRRMFADKRGR; encoded by the coding sequence ATGCAAGAAATAGCACCCATACTCAACCGGCTTTCTATCGCCGTTCAATTCGCGATGGTGATGTGCCTCTTCGGCTACTTTGTGCTGCTGTGGCGAATCGTCACCCTCCGCGAGGTGAAATTGTGGACGTTGGCGTGGCTCGCAGACGCGACTGCGCTCGCAGCGGTTTTCATCCACTTCTACGCGTCGATGCCGCTGATCGGTCACCGATTGACGCTCGTCCTCTACCTCGCCGGCAAGGCCACGTTTGCGATCCTGATCGTCGCTGGAGCACGCCATCACCTGCGCCCCGGCGTCGAGCCTCGTGTTTCGCCTCGCGTCCTTACCCTCTTCATCACTGCCTGGAGCGTCGCCCTCGGGCTTCTGGTGCCCAATCTATGGCAGGGGCAGCTCGCCGAGAGCGCGCTTGTCGGCTTCGCCCTCACTGGCGGAGGGATCGTCGTTCTCAGGCATCCACGGTCGGTCGTCTCGCGATGGCTTGGATGGGCAATGTTGGTCGAGGGATGCCTGTTTTTGACCTCGGCTCTGCTGCTGCTACCCGGCCTCTGGGGAAACCGCGCGGGCTTCGTGTACTTCAACTACTCTTCGTTTCTAGATGCTCTGGCCGAGCTCGTTCTCGCCCTCGCCTGCATCGCCGTCATCGCCGACCGGAGAGAGGAACTCCTTCATTACGCCAACCGCGAGCTCATCGAGTCGCAACAGCGCTTGAGCCTCCTGGTCGACACCGATCCTCTCACCAATCTCTCCAACCGACGCACCCTCAGGAAGGTGATGCATTCGGTGATCGAAACCGGTGGAGCGCTCATATTCATCGATATCAACCATTTCAAGCGGGTGAACGATCTTTACGGACACCGTGTCGGTGACGCCACCCTGCAACGGCTCGCGAATCTCATCGTCGAGAATTTCCGTCCTGACGACAAGGTGATCCGCTGGGGGGGTGACGAGTTCCTGGTCGTTGCTCCAGGGATGGATCAAGCGAATGCACTGGTGCGGGTAGGCTCCATTCGCGAAGCCCTCATGCAACCGCCCGAAGAAGGACCTCTGTTCACGATCGCCGTGGGGATCGCCGACCTCGCGCCCGGAGGCGACCCGACCACTGCCCTCGAGAAGGCGGACCGTCGGATGTTCGCCGACAAGCGCGGCCGGTAG
- a CDS encoding Sir2 family NAD-dependent protein deacetylase, with protein sequence MSHRPTLDAAACADLISRSERIVAFTGAGISTAAGIPDFRGPQGLYITRRYDPDTVLEISAFRRDPAPFYEFTRDFLDVIDGAEPTFTHRFVAELESQGRLGTVVTQNIDSLHQMAGSKKVISVHGDYWTSHCLDCAREFDLSFMRDAVRQVEVPRCTCGGVIKPDVVFFGEAVRDLEKAASVIASSDLLLILGSSLVVYPAAFLPEHAGGNVVVVNRGEVGLPPGTGRFFVDAGLDEYFSDVSRILGA encoded by the coding sequence ATGTCCCACAGGCCCACTCTTGACGCCGCCGCCTGCGCTGATCTCATCAGCAGATCGGAGAGGATCGTCGCGTTCACCGGAGCCGGAATCTCTACCGCCGCGGGCATTCCCGATTTCCGCGGGCCGCAGGGTCTGTACATCACCCGCCGGTATGACCCCGATACGGTCCTCGAGATCTCCGCGTTCCGGCGCGACCCTGCGCCCTTCTACGAGTTCACACGCGATTTTCTCGACGTCATCGACGGAGCCGAGCCGACCTTCACCCATCGATTTGTCGCGGAACTCGAATCCCAAGGCAGACTTGGCACGGTGGTCACCCAGAACATCGACTCGCTCCACCAGATGGCAGGCTCGAAAAAGGTGATTTCGGTCCACGGCGACTATTGGACCAGCCACTGTCTCGATTGCGCCCGGGAGTTCGACCTGTCGTTCATGAGGGACGCGGTGCGACAGGTCGAAGTTCCCCGCTGTACCTGCGGTGGTGTCATCAAGCCGGACGTCGTCTTCTTCGGCGAAGCGGTCCGGGATCTCGAGAAGGCCGCCTCGGTGATCGCCTCCAGCGATCTCCTGCTAATCCTGGGTTCATCGCTGGTGGTCTACCCTGCGGCCTTTCTGCCGGAGCACGCGGGCGGTAACGTGGTGGTTGTCAACCGTGGAGAGGTCGGTCTGCCACCCGGAACCGGGCGTTTCTTCGTCGACGCCGGCCTCGACGAGTACTTCAGCGACGTCTCTCGCATTCTCGGGGCATAA
- the xdh gene encoding selenium-dependent xanthine dehydrogenase — MTTIAFRLNGLPTEVACEEGMHFLEVLRECCDITSVKDGCAPEGVCGCCTILFNGKPTLACKLDPSRVEGGEVVTLEGLPDRQRQLLAEALVREGAVQCGFCTPGITMRAAHLVEKGLTADRARVQRGLAGHLCRCTGYNRVVDAIQTAGEAWKTGALPVDRQPRRPHFFGEDYGLGRNSEGSQGEGIGASATRFRGLDQALGAKDFVADLTFDGMLHGALVLSEHPRATVTSIDTSTARRMPGVERVILAEDIPGVRTHGLVVADWPLLVAEGDITRYIGDVIALVVANTQHRARAAAQLVTVEYEILEPIDSPQAALAPDAPHVHPDGNLLETCAFSRGDVDAALAGAAFVVEETFSTQRIEHAFLEPEAAVALPRGDGVKVYSQGQGVHDDQRQIAAILGIGREKIEVELISNGGAFGGKEDLSVQGHAALAAWLLGRPVRVVLTREQSLRIHPKRHPITLHYTVGADSDGRLLAVRARIIGDTGAYASVGTKVLERAAGHSCGPYRVPNVDVEARTVYTNNPPCGAMRGFGANQAAFAIEGVLDILAEKIEIDGYDIRDRNVLEPGDRFATGQRMDESCGIRQTLEAVRDIYKSDPRAGIACGIKNTGIGNGMEDTGRVTIEVHEGGQLEILTGFTEMGQGLHTILRQVVAQETGLPLEIMSARTISEPDVECGMTTASRATALCTAAGQIAARQLAGALTGSSLEELVGRRFNGEYICDFTTAPGAEVAEPRTHMAFGFATQVVILAEDGTVEKIVAAHDVGRAINPQLCAGQIEGGVHMGLGYALSENFPCTDARPDSFLMRDLGILRAAHTPPIEVILVEVPDSVGGYGSKGVGEIGLVPTAGAVAAALHAHDGIRRTSLPMIDAPAARPSVPPSRKG, encoded by the coding sequence GTGACCACCATCGCCTTTCGGCTCAACGGCCTGCCCACCGAGGTGGCGTGCGAAGAAGGCATGCATTTCCTCGAGGTGCTGCGAGAATGTTGTGACATCACATCGGTCAAGGACGGGTGTGCGCCGGAGGGTGTCTGCGGATGCTGCACCATTCTTTTCAACGGGAAACCGACTCTCGCCTGCAAGCTCGACCCTTCGAGGGTCGAAGGTGGAGAGGTCGTTACCCTCGAAGGTTTGCCGGACCGCCAACGCCAGCTCCTGGCGGAAGCCTTGGTTCGCGAAGGCGCCGTGCAATGCGGCTTTTGCACGCCCGGAATCACCATGCGCGCAGCCCACCTTGTCGAAAAAGGATTGACCGCGGACCGCGCTCGTGTGCAGCGCGGCCTGGCCGGCCACCTCTGCCGCTGCACCGGTTACAACCGGGTCGTCGACGCCATCCAGACCGCCGGCGAGGCCTGGAAAACGGGTGCGCTGCCGGTCGATCGACAACCACGCCGTCCGCACTTCTTCGGTGAAGACTATGGTCTCGGACGAAATTCGGAAGGCTCACAGGGCGAGGGAATCGGGGCCTCCGCCACGCGTTTTCGCGGCCTTGACCAGGCGCTCGGCGCCAAGGATTTCGTCGCCGACCTGACATTCGACGGAATGCTGCACGGAGCGCTCGTCCTTTCCGAGCATCCCCGGGCGACGGTGACCTCAATCGACACCTCCACCGCGCGCCGGATGCCGGGAGTCGAGCGAGTCATTCTCGCCGAGGACATTCCCGGCGTTCGCACGCACGGCCTGGTCGTTGCCGACTGGCCACTGTTGGTGGCGGAAGGCGACATCACGCGCTACATCGGCGACGTCATCGCGTTGGTGGTAGCAAATACCCAACACCGTGCGCGTGCAGCGGCGCAATTGGTCACCGTCGAGTACGAGATCCTCGAACCCATCGATTCTCCGCAAGCGGCCCTCGCCCCCGATGCCCCACACGTCCACCCCGACGGCAATTTGCTCGAAACCTGCGCCTTCTCGCGAGGAGACGTCGATGCCGCCCTCGCAGGAGCCGCATTCGTGGTCGAGGAAACGTTTTCGACCCAACGGATCGAGCATGCCTTCCTCGAGCCGGAGGCTGCAGTCGCCCTGCCGAGGGGCGACGGCGTCAAGGTCTACTCCCAGGGCCAGGGGGTTCACGACGACCAGCGGCAGATTGCGGCCATCCTCGGGATCGGGCGGGAAAAGATCGAGGTCGAGCTGATCTCCAACGGCGGCGCCTTCGGTGGCAAGGAGGACCTCTCCGTCCAGGGACACGCTGCGCTCGCGGCCTGGCTCCTCGGGCGGCCGGTACGGGTCGTGCTCACCCGCGAGCAGTCGCTGCGGATCCACCCGAAACGCCACCCCATCACCCTCCATTACACGGTCGGCGCAGACAGCGACGGGCGTTTGTTGGCGGTCCGAGCGCGTATCATCGGTGACACTGGGGCCTATGCGTCGGTCGGCACCAAGGTCCTCGAACGCGCTGCCGGTCACTCGTGCGGTCCCTACCGGGTGCCAAACGTCGACGTCGAAGCGAGGACGGTCTACACCAACAATCCACCATGTGGCGCGATGCGAGGATTCGGCGCCAATCAGGCGGCCTTCGCCATCGAAGGCGTGTTGGACATACTCGCCGAGAAGATAGAAATCGACGGTTACGATATCCGTGATCGCAACGTCCTCGAACCCGGCGACCGTTTTGCCACTGGCCAGCGAATGGATGAGAGCTGCGGAATCCGTCAGACCCTCGAGGCGGTGCGCGACATCTACAAATCGGACCCGCGCGCAGGTATCGCCTGCGGCATCAAGAACACCGGCATCGGCAACGGCATGGAGGACACCGGCAGAGTCACGATCGAGGTGCACGAGGGTGGCCAGCTCGAGATCCTCACCGGTTTCACCGAAATGGGCCAGGGGTTGCACACCATCCTGAGGCAGGTGGTGGCTCAGGAAACCGGTCTGCCGCTCGAAATCATGTCGGCGCGCACGATCAGCGAACCGGATGTCGAGTGCGGCATGACGACCGCTTCCCGCGCGACCGCCCTCTGCACGGCTGCCGGACAGATCGCCGCCAGACAGCTCGCCGGCGCGCTGACAGGGTCGTCCCTTGAAGAGCTTGTCGGACGGCGCTTCAACGGTGAATACATCTGCGATTTCACGACCGCGCCGGGAGCTGAGGTGGCAGAACCGAGGACTCACATGGCCTTCGGATTTGCCACCCAGGTGGTGATCCTCGCCGAGGACGGCACGGTCGAGAAAATCGTTGCGGCGCACGACGTCGGGCGCGCAATCAATCCTCAGCTTTGCGCGGGTCAGATCGAAGGCGGTGTCCACATGGGTCTCGGATACGCGCTGTCAGAGAATTTCCCGTGTACGGACGCTCGGCCCGACTCCTTCCTGATGCGCGACCTGGGCATCCTCCGCGCCGCACACACCCCACCAATCGAGGTCATTCTGGTCGAGGTCCCGGATTCCGTCGGCGGTTACGGTTCCAAGGGAGTTGGCGAAATCGGCCTGGTGCCAACTGCCGGTGCGGTCGCAGCCGCACTGCACGCTCACGACGGGATCCGTCGTACCTCACTGCCAATGATCGACGCACCCGCGGCCCGGCCCTCTGTCCCACCCTCGCGAAAGGGCTGA
- a CDS encoding XdhC family protein, whose protein sequence is MRLPRHTQTNPWRHALAALHENRKAVLVFVVDHSGSVPGITGTHVVVADDEFSGTIGGGEAERQLLERAAAHAGKAEIYRFVHSPTAGGTLCSGTQDFAIISLSRNDEKAVRSIVDTVDSHRTGTLRLTAEGPAFEPGATHPHVFKSSSGSWEYAGPIGLQDTLHIIGGGHVGLALSRVMATLPFRIVVLDNREDLPTMSANLWAHERHVVDYGEIDDHVADGPNSWAVIMTFGHAHDREVLEGLLDKDLAYLGLMGSKAKVRQMFSSMVEHGTPELLLERVTAPIGIAIGSHTPEEIAISVAAEIIGVRNRGRS, encoded by the coding sequence ATGCGATTGCCGAGACACACGCAGACGAACCCATGGCGCCACGCCCTGGCTGCCCTTCACGAGAACCGGAAGGCTGTTCTGGTGTTCGTCGTCGACCACTCCGGATCCGTTCCGGGAATCACCGGAACCCATGTCGTGGTCGCTGACGACGAGTTCTCGGGCACGATCGGCGGTGGTGAAGCTGAACGGCAGCTGCTGGAACGCGCCGCTGCCCATGCGGGCAAGGCTGAAATCTACCGTTTCGTCCACTCTCCGACCGCGGGAGGCACTCTGTGCTCCGGCACCCAGGATTTCGCTATCATCTCGCTTTCGCGGAATGATGAAAAGGCTGTCAGATCAATCGTCGACACGGTCGACAGTCATCGCACCGGAACCCTGCGACTGACGGCTGAGGGGCCGGCGTTCGAGCCGGGTGCAACGCATCCGCACGTATTCAAATCGAGCAGTGGGAGCTGGGAGTACGCCGGGCCGATCGGCCTCCAGGACACGCTCCATATCATTGGCGGAGGACACGTCGGCCTCGCGCTTTCGAGGGTGATGGCCACACTCCCCTTCCGGATCGTCGTCCTCGACAATCGAGAGGATCTGCCAACCATGTCCGCCAACCTCTGGGCCCATGAACGCCACGTGGTCGATTATGGTGAAATCGACGACCATGTGGCCGACGGCCCGAATTCGTGGGCTGTGATCATGACGTTCGGGCACGCTCACGATCGAGAGGTCCTGGAGGGCTTGCTGGATAAGGACCTCGCCTACCTTGGATTGATGGGCAGCAAGGCCAAGGTCCGTCAAATGTTTTCGTCGATGGTCGAACACGGCACCCCAGAGTTGCTGCTCGAACGCGTGACGGCTCCGATTGGAATCGCGATAGGCAGCCACACGCCGGAGGAGATCGCGATCAGCGTTGCAGCTGAGATCATCGGAGTCCGCAACCGGGGTCGATCGTGA